DNA sequence from the Pedobacter sp. W3I1 genome:
TACGCGCCAGTTATGGTTTAACAGGGAATGATGATATTGGTAACTATACGGCTAAATCGTACTATGTATCACAGAATTTTTTAGGTCGGCAAGGGCTGGTTAGGGGCAACATTGGCAATACCGCCCTAAAATGGGAACGCAATGCGAAATTAAATGCCGGTGTTGATGTATCTTTCTTAAAGGAGAGACTAAACCTGAGCTTAGATCTGTACCAGAACAAGGTTAGCGATATGCTGATCTACGAACCATTACTCACTTCAACAGGTTTCAGTTATGCAGTAAGTAATGGCGGCACTATGACCAATAGGGGTTTTGAACTGGCCATTAATGGCAGGTTAATTAACCAAACGGATCTTAAATGGGACATGGGACTTACTTATAGTTTAAACCGGAATAAGATCAGTCAGCTGGGCGGCAATACCCAGTTGCTTACACAATATGGCGGAGCCACCATCATCACCCAGATCGGCGATGCAGCCAATTTATTCTATGGTTATAAAAGCAATGGGGTATACAGTTCCGATGCTGAGGCGGTTGCTTCTGGCCTGAGCAATAAAACTGCTGATGGTGCTTTTATTCCTTTCCAGGGTGGAGATATGAAATTTGCCGATTTAAATGGCGACAAGATCATTGATGAGCGCGACCACCAGGTAATTGGTAATCCGAATGCAGATTTTATTGGCGCATATAGCAATAAAATTAGCTACAAACGCTGGTCCTTAGATGCCCTTTTCACCTTTAGTTATGGCAACGATATTTACAACAGCACACGTGCTATTTTAGAAAGCATGAACGGTTACAACAACCAAAGCCTTGCGGCAGTAAACCGCTGGCGGGTGGATGGACAGTTAACCGATATACCACGAGCTTCCTGGGGAGATCCATCGCGCAATGCCCGTTTTTCTGACCGTTGGATTGAAGATGGCTCTTACCTCAAGCTGAGAACAATATCATTAAGTTTTAATGTGCCTATAAAAGCCAATTTTATCCGTTCGGCCACCGTTTATGCCATTGCCAATAACCTATTTACGGTAAGCAATTATTTGGGTTACGACCCTGAGTTTAGTGCTGGAAGCAGTGTATTTGCCAGAGGCGTAGATATAGGTTTGGAACCCAGCTTTAGATCGATGTTCCTTGGCGTTAGAATCGGTTTGTAATTTTAGAAAAATATTGATATGAATAAGAATTTATATATCACCATTACCAGCTGTTTATTGTTTGTGCTGGTGCTGAGCAGCATCCTATCGTGTAAAAAGGCTTTCGATATTGAACCTGAAGATGCACTGGAAGCCTCACAAACCTATAGGAATGTATACGATGCCGATGCTGCAGTATTGGGTATTTACGGCAAGTTTGTGAAACTCGCCGATAAATATATGTTGTTGAATGAGTTACGGGGCGATTTGTTGGATGTAACCTCCAATGCCAATAATTATTTAAAACAATTAGGCACACAAACGGTTGCAGCCGATAATTCCTACGCAGATCCAAAACCTTTTTACGAGGTAATTATCAACTGTAATGATGCATTGAAGAACTTCAACATCATGCGGGAGAAAAAATTGCTTGATAACATGCAATATTACCAACGTTATACCGATATTCTGTTTCTGCGCAGCTGGTTATACCTGCAACTGGGCATCCATTACGGCAGTGTGCCCTATGTAACCGATGCCTTAACCACCATAGCTGACCTTCAGGATGAAAGTAAATTTCCGAAACTTTCTTTTGAAGATCTGTTGAGCCGTTTAATTGCTGAAACAGAAGCAACTCCAAGAGAGTACTTAAACCAGAATACTTCCGCTGCCAGTCCAACGCTCATTTTACCAATGGATGTATACATCGTTAAGGATGGTGTTTTTAAATTTTTTATCCAACGCCGATCGTTTCTCGGTGATCTGAATCTTTGGAAAGGAAACTATCTAAAGGCTGCGGGTTACTATAAAGATGTGATGGAAACGGGCACCAATTCGAGTACAGGAAGCGATCAGCAGATTGATCTGTACGATACCTACCGTGTTGGCGACGATAACTCGCAGGATCACTCTTTAAAAACAACTGCCGTACTTAACCCCTGGACCAAAATCTTTTCGGCGCCATTAGCCGATCGTATTGCCAACTGGGAGCGGATGTGGACATTGCCTTTTAGCAGCAACTTTTCGCCGGGTAATCCTTTGTTTACCCTTTTCTCCAAATCAGGCGATTACCTGGTTAAACCTTCGGCTTTATCAATCAGCAACTGGAACAATCAGACCCGTTTAGATGGCAGTTTAACCGATAGAAGAGGTTTGGATATGTCGTACCGATTGGTTAATGGCATTGAACCCGAGGTACTGAAATATTCCCAGAATTACAGCCTGAGCACGCCATTTGATAAAACAGGGGTTTGGGTGATTTACCGTGCGGCCATATTACACCTGCGTTATGCAGAAGCAGCAAACCGTTTAGACCGCAAGGTTTTGGCCGGAGCGTTAATTAACAGCGGGATTAAAACCGCCTTTGGAACCAAAGCACTCTATAATGGTGTCCCTGATACTTATCCATTCGATTTTAATGGGGATGGGGGAACCATCAGGGGCAATTGGTACCGCAATTCGGGCATCAGAGGTCGTGCGGTAAATCAAGATTATCCCATTACAATAGCGAATACTATTGTTGAAGTAGAAGACCGGATTATGCAGGAAGAAGCCCTAGAAACCGCATATGAAGGTTACCGATGGCAAGATCTGCTACGCATCGCTTTGCGCAGACAAGCCACCGATCCCAATTACCTGGCCAATAAAATAGCCGCCAAGTTCGAAGCCGCAGGCGATGGCGCATCAGCCTCGTTAGTACGATCGCGCTTAGCCAACAAAGAAAACTGGTATTTACCTTTTAAATTAAAATAAGATACATCATCAATGACATTAATTAAACATAACAGTTGTCAGTCTGAGCTTCGCGAAAAATCGGGACAAGTAGTCGAAGACCTTTTTGTAGTCAAAATCGAAAAAACCTTTCGACAGGCTATCAATGACAGATTCCAAAGAGGGGTCGTCATTCTCGCGCAGGCGGGAATCTTAAAGCTCCATGCAAATTTAGTTAAAGCATTAAGATTCCCAATCAAGTTGGGAATGACGCTATGCTATGGAAATGTGATTCCCACTTCGATCTATCTGAAAATTCTAATCCTTGGGTGACAATCTTTTTTGATTTCTCCTTCAGTTAGTGACATTCCTTAATTTATCCTACTATATAAAATTGCAATTAAAATCTACCAAATGTTAAATAGAAAGAAATCCGGTCAGTTGATGATCAATCCAATTGTACAAAAGTGTTTTAAAAGAATATTAGGTGTCCTGTTTTTGGGCATAACAGCTTATACAGCCCAGGCCCAGCAACTGGCTTTTCCAGGAGCAGAAGGTTTTGGCCGTTTTGCCACTGGCGGCCGAGGGGGAAGCGTGTACCATGTAACCAACCTGAATGATACTGGCGAAGGTTCTTTTAGAGATGCAGTGAGCAAACCGGGCCGAACGGTTGTATTTGATGTTTCGGGGGTAATCAAGATCGGTGGCAAAATTGCTGTATCTCCAAGGATTACCATTGCCGGACAAACCGCTCCAAAAGAAGGGATCACCATTTATGGCAATAGTGTGTCTTTTAAAGATTCAACCATTGTGCGTTATGTCCGTTTTAGGGGCAGCATCAACATGTCTAAAGGTTCATGTACGGTGGTCGCTGACGATCTGAACGATATCATTTTCGATCATGTTTCGATCGAATGGGGACGCTGGGATAACCTGCACATTAAAAAAAGCAAAAACGTAACCTTACAGTATTGCGTGGTTGCCGAAAGTATAGATCCACAACGTTTTGGTGCCCTGTTAGAGGTGCCGGAATATGTAACCATGCACCATTGTTTGTTTGAAGGCAACCAGAGTCGCAACCCAAAGGCGAAAGCCAAAATAGAATTTATCAACAATGTGGTATACAACTGGGGCAAGAGTGGTTTTGTCGGGGGACACTCAAGCGCCGATCATTATCAGGATCTGGTAGGTAATTACTTTATTTCAGGACCAAGTTCTACCGATAGTTTTTTGAGCATGTTCAGCAAAACAGACCATGTTTACCACCGCGATAATTATACCGACCTTAACAAGGACGGAAAACTAAATGGCCGTCTCATTACTGATGAAGACTTTGTCAAAGAAATGGCTACGCTTCTCAAAGAACCTTCACTTCTGCCAAAAAGCAGTGTTAAAATAAGCACGGCCGAAAAAGCTTATCAAACAGTTTTGGCAGAAGCGGGTTCTTCATTAAAGAGAGATGCAGTAGATCTCCGCATTATGGGCTATTTAAAAAGTATAGGTACAAAAGGTGCCATATTTAAAACCGAGGCTGATGCCGGTGGGCAACCGCAAACAAAATTGGCGAAATCGGCTATAAAAGATGCAGATCAGGATGGAATTCCAGATGCTTGGGAAAAATCAAAACGCTTAAACCCGAAAGAGGCTACTGATGCACAGAAAATTAATGCAAATGGCTATAGCAACCTGGAACAATATTTAAATGATTTAGTAAAATAAGTGCTATGTGTAAAATCAAAAATCAATTTAAGCTCTTGATGCTCTTCGTTGTGCTTTTTACCAGTGAAACTGTTTTTGCACAGATAAACCGGGAAGCGCTGGTAACGCGACATACCATTGTGGTGAAAAAAATAGACTCCCTTTCTTCCTTATCTGTCGGGAATGGTCGTTTTGCCTTTACTGTTGATGCCACAGGGTTGCAAAGTTTTCCCGATCGTTACGCCAAAGGGGTGCCACTGGGTACACAATCGCAATGGGGCTGGGGATCATACAAAAATGAAGGGAAATTTCACATTACCGAAGCCTATAAATATTACGATCAATACGGACGAAAAATACCTTATACGGTACAATTGAACTCACCGCTTAGGGCCAAGGCCGCTACCAACTATTTCCGCCAGAATGTACACCGTTTACAGTTGGGAAATATCGGTTTCGATCTGGTTAAAAAGAACGGACAGTTGGCCAAAGCCAACGATATTAAAAATATTAACCAAAGCCTAAACCCCTGGACGGGTGAAATTAAGAGTAGTTTTACTGTAGAAGGAATTCCTGTTGAAGTAACTACTGTTGGGCATCAGGATCTGGATCTGATCAGCGCATCGGTTTCATCACCTTTAATTGAGGCCGGGCGTTTAAAAATCAGAATCCGATATCCTGCAGCCACAGGTGAATGGGCCGATGTGGGGAATAACTGGGCCAATAATAACAAACACCTTTCGCAATTGATCGGGCAAAGTGCTGATGGTGCGGTAATTAAACGTCAGATTGATTCGGCTGTTTATTATACTTCCTTTTCGTGGAAAGGAAAGGCACAATTGACAGAAAAACAGACACATTATTTTACCATTACACCCAATAAAGCTAATCAACAGTTTAGCTTCAGCTGCCTTTTTTCACAGCAGAAAAGCACTCAGGCTATTCCTTCTTTTGCACTTAGCCAGCAAAACAGTCAGGAGCAATGGAAAGCCTTTTGGATGAGCGGTGCTGCGGTCGATTTTACCGGAAGTACCGATAAACGTGCATTTGAACTCGAACGGAGGATTATCCTTTCCGAATACCTTACCAAAATACAATGTTCGGGCGATTTTCCTCCACAAGAAACAGGATTAACCTATAACAGCTGGTTTGGTAAACCACACCTCGAAATGCACTGGTGGCACGGGGTTCACTATGCATTATGGGGCAGGCCTGAGTTGTTAAACCGGAGTACCGATTGGTATTTTAAAGTTGCCGATAAAGCCAAAAAAATTGCACAGATACAGGGATTTGATGGCCTGCGCTGGCAAAAAATGACCGATAACAAAGGCAATGAAAGTCCTTCATCAATCGGTGCCATGCTGATCTGGCAACAGCCACATCTCATTACCTTTGCCGAATTGGAGTATCGGGCAAATCAAGATGAAAAGGTATTGCAAAAATATAAAGAGCTTGTGTTTCAAACTGCCGATTTTATGGCTTCTTTTGCTCATTTCGATGCTGCAAAAGGCTGTTATGTGCTTGGGCCTGGGTTAATTCCGGCACAAGAGCGTTTTAAGGCAGAAACAACATTTAATCCCACCTATGAATTAGCTTACTGGGAGTGGGGACTAAAGACCGCTCAAGAATGGCGTTTGCGTTTGGGCTTGCCACGAAACCCAAAATGGGATGAGGTGATGACTAAATTATCACCTCTACCTGTACAAAATGGCGTGTACCTGGCGGCAGAAAGTGCACCTGATTCTTACACCAATCCCGAATATAAAACAGATCATCCTTCGGTATTGGGCGCATTTGGCATGTTGCCAGAAACCAATCTGTTAAACAAAGCAACCATGCGCAAAACTTTTGATCTGGTTTGTGAAAGATTGGAGTTGGAATGATACCTGGGGCTGGGATTTCCCGATGACAGCCATGACAGCTACCCGCCTGGGCATGCCCGAAAAAGCTATCGATGCTTTGCTCATGCCTGTACAAACGAATACTTACCTTATTAACGGCCATAATTACCAGGACGATCGCCTGCGTATTTATCTGCCTGGAAATGGTGGCTTGCTTACTGCCGTGGCTTTAATGTGCGCGGGCTGGGACGGGAATAATGAAACAAATCCAGGTTTCCCGAAAGATGGAACTTGGAAAGTGCAATGGGAGGGGTTTAAGAAGATGATGTAGGAGAGAATGGCAGATGTATAATGGAAGATGGATTATATGAAATAGTTGGTCAGGATCTGCGATCTTGACCTTCTGTTCTACGGATTTTCAATCCGCATTTGAATACCTAAAACAATAAATATTGTAGTTCTTTTCATCGTTTATTTCCCCGTAAAATCATCCATTAATTTCATCGTAATCAAAGCATCTTCACCACTGCAAGGATTTTGTCCTTTGCCTAAAAAGTAATCGACTACTTTTTCGATCATGGGTTGTTGCACATGCTGCAAAGGTTCGAATATAAATTCTTCTGTTTCATTGGTAGAAACAGTGATTTTA
Encoded proteins:
- a CDS encoding RagB/SusD family nutrient uptake outer membrane protein produces the protein MNKNLYITITSCLLFVLVLSSILSCKKAFDIEPEDALEASQTYRNVYDADAAVLGIYGKFVKLADKYMLLNELRGDLLDVTSNANNYLKQLGTQTVAADNSYADPKPFYEVIINCNDALKNFNIMREKKLLDNMQYYQRYTDILFLRSWLYLQLGIHYGSVPYVTDALTTIADLQDESKFPKLSFEDLLSRLIAETEATPREYLNQNTSAASPTLILPMDVYIVKDGVFKFFIQRRSFLGDLNLWKGNYLKAAGYYKDVMETGTNSSTGSDQQIDLYDTYRVGDDNSQDHSLKTTAVLNPWTKIFSAPLADRIANWERMWTLPFSSNFSPGNPLFTLFSKSGDYLVKPSALSISNWNNQTRLDGSLTDRRGLDMSYRLVNGIEPEVLKYSQNYSLSTPFDKTGVWVIYRAAILHLRYAEAANRLDRKVLAGALINSGIKTAFGTKALYNGVPDTYPFDFNGDGGTIRGNWYRNSGIRGRAVNQDYPITIANTIVEVEDRIMQEEALETAYEGYRWQDLLRIALRRQATDPNYLANKIAAKFEAAGDGASASLVRSRLANKENWYLPFKLK
- a CDS encoding polysaccharide lyase family 1 protein gives rise to the protein MLNRKKSGQLMINPIVQKCFKRILGVLFLGITAYTAQAQQLAFPGAEGFGRFATGGRGGSVYHVTNLNDTGEGSFRDAVSKPGRTVVFDVSGVIKIGGKIAVSPRITIAGQTAPKEGITIYGNSVSFKDSTIVRYVRFRGSINMSKGSCTVVADDLNDIIFDHVSIEWGRWDNLHIKKSKNVTLQYCVVAESIDPQRFGALLEVPEYVTMHHCLFEGNQSRNPKAKAKIEFINNVVYNWGKSGFVGGHSSADHYQDLVGNYFISGPSSTDSFLSMFSKTDHVYHRDNYTDLNKDGKLNGRLITDEDFVKEMATLLKEPSLLPKSSVKISTAEKAYQTVLAEAGSSLKRDAVDLRIMGYLKSIGTKGAIFKTEADAGGQPQTKLAKSAIKDADQDGIPDAWEKSKRLNPKEATDAQKINANGYSNLEQYLNDLVK